A genomic segment from Nodularia sphaerocarpa UHCC 0038 encodes:
- the lysA gene encoding diaminopimelate decarboxylase, whose product MVSTHPTEVQYTGSQYLPQTRSQNANVSPNQELLPLTAKVNSQDILEIGGCDVTTLVEQFGSPLYILDEETLRLACQQYRDTFKEYYQGESQVLYASKAWNCLAVCAIAASEGLGIDIVSGGELYTALNAGVSPDKLYLHGNNKSREELVLAIDSGCTIVADNWQELRTLVKMAEQAGETSSPIRIMLRLTPGIECHTHEYIRTGHLDSKFGFDPNDLDEVFTFVSQQPSLNCVGLHAHIGSQIFERQPHRDLAAVMVQWLEKAANYGLNVTELNVGGGLGIRYTESDDPPSIAEWVKAICEVIQSACTAANLPLPKLLCEPGRSLIATACITAYTIGSSKVVPEIRTYVSVDGGMSDNPRPITYQSVYRAVVANKVSAPLTQTVTIAGKHCESGDILIKNAQLPKTEPGDILVIMGTGAYNYSMASNYNRLPRPAAVVVANGEANLILRRESYQDLIRQDCLPDRLNFQK is encoded by the coding sequence ATGGTATCGACTCACCCCACAGAGGTTCAATATACTGGTAGTCAGTATTTACCTCAAACGCGCAGCCAAAACGCAAATGTTTCGCCCAATCAGGAACTTTTGCCTTTGACCGCCAAAGTTAATAGTCAAGACATCCTGGAAATTGGTGGGTGTGATGTCACAACCCTAGTGGAGCAGTTTGGTTCACCTTTGTACATTTTAGATGAAGAAACGCTGCGTTTAGCTTGTCAGCAATACCGGGACACATTCAAAGAATATTACCAGGGAGAATCTCAGGTATTATACGCCTCAAAAGCCTGGAATTGTCTAGCTGTTTGTGCGATCGCAGCCTCCGAAGGTTTAGGAATAGATATAGTTTCAGGCGGCGAACTTTACACAGCCCTGAATGCTGGTGTTAGTCCTGACAAACTCTACCTCCACGGTAATAATAAATCTCGTGAAGAACTGGTTTTAGCCATCGACTCTGGTTGTACCATTGTGGCGGATAACTGGCAAGAACTGCGGACTTTGGTGAAGATGGCAGAACAAGCCGGAGAAACATCTTCCCCCATCCGCATCATGTTGCGGTTAACACCAGGAATTGAATGCCATACTCACGAATACATTCGCACCGGACATTTAGATAGTAAATTTGGTTTTGACCCCAACGATTTGGACGAAGTATTTACCTTTGTCAGTCAGCAACCTTCCTTGAACTGCGTAGGGTTACACGCTCACATTGGTTCCCAAATTTTTGAACGCCAACCCCATCGCGATTTGGCTGCTGTCATGGTGCAGTGGTTAGAGAAAGCCGCAAATTACGGTTTAAACGTCACAGAATTAAATGTTGGTGGTGGTTTAGGAATTAGATACACCGAATCTGATGATCCCCCAAGTATTGCAGAATGGGTGAAGGCGATTTGTGAAGTCATTCAATCAGCTTGTACAGCCGCAAATCTACCTTTACCAAAATTGTTGTGTGAACCAGGGCGATCGCTCATTGCCACAGCCTGCATCACAGCCTATACTATTGGATCATCGAAAGTCGTACCAGAAATTCGTACCTACGTCTCAGTTGATGGCGGTATGTCTGATAATCCCCGACCCATTACTTACCAATCAGTTTATCGCGCCGTAGTTGCCAACAAAGTATCTGCTCCACTTACCCAAACAGTGACAATTGCTGGTAAGCATTGTGAATCAGGGGACATTCTGATTAAAAATGCCCAACTTCCCAAAACTGAACCTGGGGATATTTTGGTCATTATGGGAACTGGTGCGTACAATTACAGTATGGCATCTAACTATAATCGCTTACCCCGTCCAGCAGCTGTTGTAGTTGCCAATGGCGAGGCAAATTTAATTTTGCGCCGCGAAAGTTATCAGGACTTGATTCGACAAGATTGTTTACCAGACAGACTAAACTTCCAGAAGTAA
- the rimI gene encoding ribosomal protein S18-alanine N-acetyltransferase: MTSLELKLKTLTSEDLSAILELDIACFGGLWTLEGYQRELDSPNSELLGLFSPLAPSKLLGFGCFWAILDEAHITILAIHPQYHRQGLGQVLLYSLLKAACDRGLERSTLEVRASNLAAISLYQKFGFKIAGRRKGYYQDNGEDALVLWLSDLQYPQFTETLENWHTTVSDRLRQSFWQML, from the coding sequence GTGACCTCATTAGAATTAAAGCTGAAAACACTGACCTCAGAGGATCTGAGTGCAATTCTGGAACTAGATATAGCCTGTTTTGGCGGTTTGTGGACTCTGGAGGGCTACCAAAGAGAGTTAGACAGTCCTAACAGTGAATTATTGGGTTTATTTTCTCCCCTTGCTCCGTCAAAACTGCTAGGATTCGGCTGTTTTTGGGCAATTTTAGACGAAGCGCACATTACAATTTTGGCGATTCATCCCCAATATCACCGTCAAGGGTTGGGACAGGTTTTACTATATTCTCTACTTAAGGCTGCTTGCGATCGCGGCTTAGAGCGATCTACCCTCGAAGTTCGAGCTTCTAATTTAGCGGCTATATCTTTATATCAAAAATTTGGCTTCAAAATAGCGGGGCGGCGTAAGGGTTATTACCAAGATAACGGCGAGGATGCTTTGGTGCTGTGGCTCTCAGATTTACAATATCCTCAGTTTACAGAAACTTTGGAAAATTGGCATACTACTGTGAGCGATCGCTTGCGCCAGTCTTTTTGGCAGATGCTTTGA
- a CDS encoding TspO/MBR family protein produces MNQSNATGILEKFVNTVMGVKPAKEQLPNASVATTQELDINAVLVYKLGTILQIGVMILVLLGMEKLVTLIDNNSAFPSWFSTVLTALFFAVLSIRSRIFSLLDNTRSRTTYDQVIRPRWSPPPLAFPIVWMIIAVLRVISSVLVWQEMNHQFLVLPLILFVVHLALGDTWNTIFTVERRLGAAVPVVILGPWLSALVVTAVYWQTVPLAGMILSFSCVWLTVAAALVLRIWQLNGSEPLYPLKLAPLEK; encoded by the coding sequence ATGAATCAATCCAATGCTACTGGGATTTTGGAAAAATTTGTCAATACAGTCATGGGGGTGAAACCTGCTAAAGAACAGCTTCCTAATGCATCAGTAGCTACTACACAAGAACTCGATATCAACGCAGTTTTAGTTTATAAACTTGGGACTATCCTCCAAATAGGAGTGATGATTCTTGTGTTGCTGGGAATGGAAAAATTAGTCACGTTGATTGATAACAATTCTGCATTTCCTAGTTGGTTTAGCACTGTATTGACTGCATTATTTTTTGCGGTGTTAAGTATCCGTTCCCGAATTTTTTCTCTTTTAGATAATACCCGTTCTCGAACAACTTATGACCAGGTAATTAGACCAAGATGGTCTCCGCCACCTTTAGCATTTCCCATAGTTTGGATGATAATTGCAGTTTTGCGGGTAATTTCTTCTGTATTAGTTTGGCAAGAAATGAATCACCAATTTTTAGTATTGCCTTTAATTCTGTTTGTGGTACATCTGGCTTTAGGGGATACTTGGAATACGATTTTTACTGTAGAACGGAGATTAGGTGCTGCTGTTCCTGTAGTTATTTTAGGACCTTGGTTATCTGCTCTGGTGGTGACAGCAGTTTATTGGCAAACAGTTCCTTTAGCGGGAATGATTTTATCTTTTTCCTGTGTCTGGCTAACTGTAGCTGCTGCATTGGTATTGAGAATTTGGCAATTAAATGGATCTGAGCCATTGTATCCTTTAAAGCTTGCACCTCTGGAGAAATAA
- the cdaA gene encoding diadenylate cyclase CdaA, which produces MRDSPKQWLTNLGWSQSLLLGTLDILLVLALTYIILVIISERRTLWMVRGFILLMLASAISGRMGLPLLNFVLEKLVIGCAVAMAVALQSEFRRFLEQVGRGEFQQLFKPSSLTIPKSDSVIDEIVDAVKELSKNRIGALLILETTGPIHERDFSVPGVKLNADVSKELIQTIFQPKTLLHDGATLIRGSRIVSSGIILPLSGRTASRQLGTRHRAAMGITERVENCICVVVSEETGSISLAERGNLNRPLTIRTLKESLDARLSTTVDREAVAPSLLGLGLQVGRKAIGLVSRLLGLPSTASRNKK; this is translated from the coding sequence ATGAGAGATTCACCGAAGCAATGGCTGACAAACCTGGGATGGTCGCAGTCCTTGCTGCTTGGGACTCTGGATATCTTGTTGGTGTTAGCGCTGACTTATATCATACTAGTTATTATTAGTGAGCGCCGAACACTGTGGATGGTGCGGGGTTTTATTCTCTTGATGTTAGCCTCAGCCATCAGTGGCAGAATGGGTCTACCACTGTTAAATTTTGTGCTGGAAAAGTTGGTAATTGGCTGCGCTGTGGCGATGGCTGTTGCTCTCCAATCCGAGTTTCGCCGATTTTTGGAGCAAGTGGGACGTGGTGAATTTCAGCAGTTATTTAAGCCATCCAGTTTAACAATCCCCAAGTCTGATAGTGTGATTGATGAAATTGTGGATGCGGTTAAAGAACTTTCCAAAAATCGCATCGGAGCTTTGCTGATTTTGGAAACAACTGGTCCGATTCACGAGCGCGATTTTTCTGTGCCAGGAGTTAAGCTGAATGCTGATGTTTCTAAGGAACTGATTCAGACAATTTTTCAGCCAAAAACTTTACTGCACGATGGGGCAACCTTGATCCGTGGCTCGCGTATTGTTTCATCAGGTATAATTTTACCACTTTCGGGACGCACAGCCTCGCGCCAGTTGGGAACACGCCATCGGGCGGCGATGGGAATTACTGAGCGGGTCGAAAATTGTATCTGTGTCGTTGTATCAGAAGAAACGGGTTCTATTTCTTTAGCGGAACGAGGAAATCTCAATAGACCACTGACTATTAGGACACTCAAAGAGTCCTTAGATGCTCGATTATCGACCACTGTAGATCGGGAAGCTGTGGCTCCTAGTCTGTTAGGTTTGGGTCTTCAGGTGGGTCGTAAGGCCATAGGACTAGTTTCACGTTTACTCGGATTACCATCGACCGCTTCTCGAAATAAAAAATGA
- a CDS encoding ATP-dependent Clp protease ATP-binding subunit, with translation MFERFTEKAIKVIMLAQEEARRLGHNFVGTEQILLGLIGEGTGVAAKVLKSMGVNLKDARIEVEKIIGRGSGFVAVEIPFTPRAKRVLELSLEEARQLGHNYIGTEHLLLGLIREGEGVAARVLENLGVDLSKVRTQVIRMLGETAEVSATGPSGRTKTPTLDEFGSNLTQMAVDNKLDPVVGRAKEIERVIQILGRRTKNNPVLIGEPGVGKTAIAEGLASRIANKDIPDILEDKRVVTLDIGLLVAGTKYRGEFEERLKKIMDEIRSAGNVILVIDEVHTLIGAGAAEGAIDAANILKPALARGELQCIGATTLDEYRKHIERDAALERRFQPVMVGEPSVDETIEILHGLRERYEQHHKLKISDEALVAAAKLSDRYISDRYLPDKAIDLIDEAGSRVRLMNSQLPPAAKELDKELRQILKEKDDAVRGQDFDKAGELRDREMEIKGEIRAIAQSKTSATGTEGEEPVVGEEDIAHIVASWTGVPVNKLTESESEKLLHMEDTLHQRLIGQEDAVKAVSRAIRRARVGLKNPNRPIASFVFSGPTGVGKTELAKSLASYFFGSEEAMIRLDMSEYMERHTVSKLIGSPPGYVGYNEGGQLTEAVRRRPYTVVLFDEIEKAHPDVFNMLLQILEDGRLTDAKGRTVDFKNTLLILTSNIGSKVIEKGGGGIGFEFADDATETQYNRIRSLVNEELKQYFRPEFLNRLDEIIVFRQLSKPEVTEIAEIMLKEVFGRLTEKGIVLEVTDRFKDRLIEEGYSPSYGARPLRRAIMRLLEDSLAEEILSGRIKDGDTAVVDVDENGIVQVSSQQTRELLPQGVES, from the coding sequence ATGTTTGAACGCTTCACAGAAAAAGCCATTAAGGTAATCATGCTGGCCCAAGAAGAGGCCCGCCGCTTAGGTCACAACTTCGTCGGAACCGAACAGATCCTCTTGGGTCTGATTGGGGAAGGAACGGGAGTTGCGGCTAAAGTGTTGAAATCAATGGGTGTCAATCTCAAAGATGCCCGCATTGAGGTAGAAAAAATCATAGGCCGGGGTTCGGGCTTTGTGGCTGTGGAAATTCCGTTTACGCCACGAGCAAAGCGTGTTTTAGAACTATCCTTGGAAGAAGCGCGCCAATTAGGGCATAACTACATTGGCACCGAGCATCTGCTGTTGGGCCTGATCCGGGAAGGGGAAGGTGTGGCAGCCAGGGTGCTAGAGAATCTAGGGGTAGATTTATCTAAAGTACGAACCCAAGTTATCCGAATGCTGGGAGAAACAGCAGAGGTTTCAGCCACAGGGCCATCGGGACGCACCAAAACTCCAACCTTGGATGAATTTGGCTCGAACCTAACCCAAATGGCGGTAGACAACAAGCTAGACCCAGTTGTAGGACGCGCCAAAGAAATTGAACGGGTGATCCAAATTCTGGGTCGCCGGACTAAAAATAATCCAGTATTGATTGGTGAACCAGGGGTTGGTAAAACAGCGATCGCTGAAGGTTTAGCATCGCGAATTGCCAACAAAGATATCCCCGATATCCTGGAAGATAAGCGCGTAGTCACTCTAGATATTGGCTTGCTAGTAGCAGGAACCAAGTACCGGGGTGAATTTGAAGAACGCCTTAAGAAAATCATGGATGAAATCCGCTCGGCGGGTAATGTCATTCTAGTGATTGACGAGGTACACACCCTCATTGGTGCAGGTGCGGCGGAAGGAGCCATTGACGCAGCAAATATCCTCAAACCAGCTTTGGCTAGAGGGGAATTGCAGTGTATTGGAGCCACAACCCTGGATGAGTACCGCAAGCACATCGAGCGAGATGCAGCCCTTGAGCGACGCTTCCAGCCAGTAATGGTGGGTGAACCGTCAGTTGATGAAACTATTGAAATCTTGCACGGGTTGCGCGAACGCTACGAGCAACACCACAAGTTGAAAATCTCCGATGAAGCCTTGGTAGCGGCGGCTAAATTATCTGACCGTTACATCAGCGATCGCTACCTTCCAGACAAAGCCATTGATTTAATCGATGAAGCTGGTTCTAGGGTACGTTTGATGAACTCCCAATTGCCACCAGCAGCCAAAGAGTTAGACAAAGAACTACGTCAAATCTTAAAAGAAAAAGACGACGCTGTTCGCGGACAAGACTTTGACAAAGCCGGCGAACTGCGCGATCGCGAAATGGAAATCAAAGGTGAAATCCGGGCGATCGCTCAAAGCAAAACCAGCGCCACCGGGACTGAAGGTGAAGAACCTGTAGTTGGTGAAGAGGACATTGCTCACATCGTCGCCTCCTGGACAGGCGTACCAGTGAACAAGCTCACCGAATCCGAATCCGAGAAGTTGCTGCACATGGAAGACACCTTGCATCAGCGCTTAATCGGTCAAGAAGATGCGGTGAAAGCAGTGTCACGAGCCATTCGCCGCGCTCGTGTCGGGTTAAAGAATCCTAATCGACCCATTGCGAGTTTTGTCTTCTCCGGTCCAACTGGTGTAGGTAAAACCGAGTTAGCGAAGTCCTTGGCTTCTTACTTCTTTGGTTCCGAAGAAGCAATGATCCGCCTGGATATGTCGGAATATATGGAACGCCACACAGTTAGTAAACTGATTGGTTCGCCTCCTGGTTATGTTGGATATAACGAAGGCGGTCAATTAACAGAAGCTGTGAGACGGCGACCTTATACAGTGGTGCTATTCGACGAAATCGAAAAAGCCCACCCCGATGTCTTCAATATGCTGCTGCAAATTTTGGAAGATGGTCGGTTAACCGATGCCAAAGGTCGCACGGTAGACTTCAAGAACACCTTGCTGATTTTGACTTCCAACATTGGTTCCAAGGTCATTGAGAAAGGCGGCGGCGGAATCGGCTTTGAATTCGCCGATGATGCTACCGAGACTCAATACAACCGCATTCGCTCTTTGGTGAACGAAGAACTGAAGCAATACTTCCGTCCAGAGTTCCTCAACCGTCTAGATGAGATTATCGTCTTCCGTCAGTTGAGTAAGCCAGAGGTGACAGAAATTGCCGAAATCATGCTCAAGGAAGTATTTGGTCGTCTAACTGAAAAGGGTATCGTCTTAGAAGTTACCGATCGCTTCAAAGATCGCCTGATTGAGGAAGGTTACAGTCCGAGTTACGGTGCAAGGCCGTTACGTCGAGCGATTATGCGCTTGTTAGAAGACAGTCTAGCAGAAGAGATTCTGTCTGGTCGCATCAAGGATGGCGATACAGCCGTAGTTGATGTTGATGAAAATGGCATTGTCCAAGTTAGTTCTCAACAAACACGGGAGTTATTACCCCAAGGCGTTGAGTCGTAG
- a CDS encoding isoprenyl transferase → MTAQQTQLQNLPSDLKRELLPKHVAVIMDGNGRWAKRQGLPRIMGHKRGVDALKDLLRCCKDWGIQALTAYAFSTENWKRPQEEVDFLMTLFQRVLRQELREMVEENVQIQFVGNLEALPRSLQAEISRSMAQTSHNRAIRFTVATNYGGRQEILQACRAIAQKVQQGLIQPDEIDEQLFERHLYTAGITDPDLLIRTSGEMRLSNFLLWQMAYGEIYITDALWPDFDRNEFHRALCAYQQRERRFGKV, encoded by the coding sequence ATGACAGCACAACAAACTCAATTGCAAAATTTACCCTCTGACTTAAAACGAGAACTACTGCCCAAGCACGTTGCAGTGATTATGGACGGTAATGGTCGATGGGCTAAACGTCAAGGGCTACCCAGAATTATGGGACATAAGCGAGGAGTGGATGCTCTCAAGGATTTGCTGCGCTGTTGCAAAGATTGGGGGATTCAGGCACTAACTGCTTATGCTTTTTCTACTGAGAACTGGAAAAGACCCCAGGAAGAGGTAGATTTTTTGATGACTCTGTTTCAAAGGGTTCTCCGCCAAGAACTACGGGAAATGGTCGAGGAGAATGTGCAAATCCAGTTTGTGGGGAATTTGGAAGCCTTGCCGCGATCGCTCCAAGCAGAAATCTCCCGTTCAATGGCACAAACAAGCCATAATCGCGCCATTCGCTTTACAGTCGCTACTAATTATGGCGGACGGCAGGAAATTTTACAAGCTTGCCGGGCGATCGCTCAAAAAGTCCAGCAAGGTCTGATTCAACCTGATGAAATCGATGAACAATTATTTGAGCGTCACCTTTACACAGCCGGAATTACCGACCCCGACTTATTAATCCGTACCAGTGGCGAAATGCGACTTTCAAATTTCCTCCTCTGGCAAATGGCCTATGGGGAAATTTATATTACTGATGCTCTGTGGCCAGATTTTGACCGTAACGAATTTCACCGCGCCTTGTGTGCCTACCAGCAACGAGAGCGCAGATTTGGCAAAGTCTAG
- a CDS encoding sulfate ABC transporter substrate-binding protein, translating to MWLDNWNRWQRTPLKSFISLFLVVVSLTSAIAACSPGNSSNAAGKKELTLVSYAVTRAAYKNIIPLFVEHWREKTGQTVTFGQSYGGSGSQTRAVINGLEADIVALALSADTLQIQNAGLIKPGWEKKTPNGDGIVHSSVGVIVTREGNPKNIQNWDDLARDDVSVITANPKTSGGARWNYMALWGKVTKTGGTEEQAQDFVTKVYSNVPVLPRDAREATDAFFVQKQGDALINYENEVILAKQQGQNLPYVVPDINISIDSPIAVVDSYVDKQGNREVAEAFVQFLFTPEAQREFAKVGFRSVIPEVVAEFADTYPKISTLFTIEDFGGWNQVSPKFFADGAIFDDIQANIAGR from the coding sequence ATGTGGCTGGATAATTGGAATCGATGGCAACGCACGCCTTTAAAAAGCTTTATTTCGCTATTTTTGGTAGTAGTTAGCTTGACTAGCGCGATCGCTGCCTGCTCTCCTGGTAATAGTAGCAACGCTGCCGGAAAAAAAGAACTTACCCTAGTGAGTTACGCCGTCACCCGCGCCGCATATAAAAACATTATTCCTCTATTTGTCGAACACTGGCGAGAAAAAACCGGACAGACCGTCACCTTTGGTCAAAGCTACGGCGGCTCAGGCTCCCAAACCCGTGCCGTAATTAACGGTTTAGAAGCCGACATAGTAGCCCTAGCCCTATCAGCAGACACCTTGCAAATCCAAAATGCCGGACTGATTAAACCAGGCTGGGAGAAAAAGACCCCCAACGGCGACGGTATTGTTCACAGTTCTGTGGGCGTAATTGTTACCCGTGAAGGCAACCCCAAAAACATTCAAAACTGGGATGATTTAGCCCGCGATGATGTCAGCGTCATCACCGCCAACCCCAAAACCTCCGGCGGCGCTCGTTGGAACTACATGGCATTGTGGGGAAAAGTGACCAAAACAGGCGGCACTGAAGAACAAGCCCAAGACTTTGTGACTAAAGTCTACAGCAACGTGCCAGTTTTACCAAGAGATGCCCGTGAAGCCACAGATGCATTCTTCGTCCAAAAACAGGGAGATGCACTGATAAACTATGAGAACGAAGTCATCTTAGCTAAACAGCAGGGACAAAATCTACCTTATGTAGTTCCGGATATTAATATTTCTATTGATAGCCCCATTGCCGTAGTCGATAGCTATGTTGATAAGCAAGGTAACCGGGAAGTAGCAGAAGCCTTTGTGCAGTTTCTCTTTACCCCCGAAGCCCAGCGCGAATTTGCCAAAGTGGGTTTTCGATCTGTAATACCGGAAGTAGTAGCGGAATTTGCTGATACTTATCCCAAAATCTCCACCCTGTTCACCATTGAAGACTTTGGCGGCTGGAATCAAGTCAGCCCGAAATTCTTTGCCGATGGCGCAATTTTTGACGATATCCAAGCAAATATTGCTGGACGCTAG